From a single Paenibacillus sp. FSL R5-0345 genomic region:
- a CDS encoding class I SAM-dependent methyltransferase, giving the protein MNQQWNTGTYDTDMAFVSKFGASLIELLRPQLGEQIIDWGCGTGDLAVTIAASGATVTGIDASAEMIQTARDKHPQLRFILADGQSYVAEQPVDAVFSNATLHWLTDANGAAASIAASLRTGGRFVAEFGGLGNIASIVTELPNAFAAIGCSGKLQLPWYFPSIGQYTTLLEQHGLTVDLALCFNRPTPLEAGEQGFQRWLNTFANGILSVLTPPEREEVLSYMEQKLKPTLFQDNRWVMDYRRMRVVAYKRV; this is encoded by the coding sequence ATGAACCAGCAGTGGAACACCGGAACCTACGATACTGACATGGCCTTTGTGTCTAAGTTTGGGGCATCTTTGATTGAGCTTTTGCGCCCCCAGCTTGGCGAACAGATTATAGATTGGGGTTGCGGAACTGGCGACTTAGCGGTAACCATTGCTGCTAGCGGCGCTACTGTAACAGGGATTGATGCCTCTGCTGAAATGATTCAGACTGCCCGTGACAAGCATCCCCAGCTAAGATTCATTTTAGCAGATGGGCAAAGCTATGTCGCGGAACAGCCAGTCGATGCTGTGTTCAGCAATGCTACTCTACACTGGTTAACCGACGCGAACGGAGCTGCCGCATCAATCGCTGCTAGCTTACGAACAGGCGGACGTTTTGTCGCTGAGTTCGGAGGGCTGGGCAATATCGCTTCCATCGTTACTGAACTTCCAAACGCTTTTGCCGCTATAGGGTGTAGCGGTAAGCTTCAGCTGCCTTGGTACTTTCCAAGCATCGGACAATATACAACACTACTAGAACAGCATGGGCTAACTGTAGACCTCGCCCTTTGTTTCAACCGTCCAACACCATTAGAGGCTGGAGAGCAAGGGTTCCAGCGCTGGTTGAACACTTTTGCTAATGGAATCCTAAGTGTCCTCACACCCCCTGAACGAGAAGAAGTCCTCTCTTATATGGAACAGAAACTGAAGCCAACGTTATTTCAGGATAACCGCTGGGTGATGGATTATCGTAGAATGCGGGTTGTCGCTTACAAACGAGTCTAA
- a CDS encoding PadR family transcriptional regulator, whose amino-acid sequence MPESSERGALTEAVFYILLSLYTAMHGYAIMQNVKDLSNGRVDLGAGTLYGAINTLLEKNWIRSVEGEEGSRRKEYEITELGKTVIQGELIRLEELIANGKRIAGGESK is encoded by the coding sequence ATGCCTGAAAGCTCAGAAAGAGGAGCCTTAACGGAAGCAGTGTTTTACATTTTATTGTCTCTATATACCGCAATGCACGGATACGCGATTATGCAGAATGTGAAGGATTTAAGTAATGGTCGAGTGGATCTCGGAGCGGGCACTTTATACGGAGCTATCAACACCCTGCTGGAGAAAAACTGGATAAGATCTGTGGAAGGGGAAGAGGGCTCCCGAAGAAAGGAGTACGAAATTACGGAATTAGGTAAGACGGTGATTCAGGGGGAGCTTATCCGGTTGGAAGAGCTGATTGCCAATGGGAAGAGAATAGCTGGAGGTGAGTCCAAATGA
- a CDS encoding DUF2812 domain-containing protein, whose amino-acid sequence MIHVVRKMFWDFEKEEQWLNEISAKGLALTNYTWCKYVFTETPKNEYTYRIELLDNVPTHPESIAYIRFLEENGVECVSSFGRWIYLRKKSSEGAFDIYTDLESKIKHFKRINTLWNSVIWLEFILGLANILIGLTNYFTSSSSISLVNVILGGLLILLGLVFLRAGAPIRKKIKKLQQENLIRE is encoded by the coding sequence ATGATACATGTGGTTCGCAAAATGTTTTGGGATTTTGAGAAGGAAGAACAGTGGCTGAATGAAATATCTGCCAAAGGGCTGGCCCTTACAAACTACACATGGTGCAAATATGTGTTTACTGAAACGCCTAAGAATGAGTATACGTATAGGATTGAGCTTTTAGATAATGTGCCTACTCATCCGGAGAGCATCGCTTACATCAGGTTTTTAGAGGAGAATGGAGTAGAATGTGTTAGCAGCTTTGGACGTTGGATCTATCTTAGAAAGAAGTCTTCTGAAGGTGCTTTTGATATTTACACGGATCTGGAATCCAAAATAAAACACTTTAAGCGAATTAACACGCTATGGAATTCTGTTATATGGTTAGAGTTCATTCTTGGTTTAGCGAACATTCTCATTGGGCTAACGAATTATTTCACTTCATCCAGCAGCATTAGTTTGGTAAATGTTATTCTAGGCGGGCTTTTAATTCTTTTAGGACTTGTTTTTTTAAGAGCTGGCGCACCTATCCGTAAGAAAATTAAAAAGCTTCAACAAGAGAATTTAATAAGAGAATAG
- a CDS encoding PAS domain-containing hybrid sensor histidine kinase/response regulator has translation MSEFLFKQLYLRSSIGVAVVSPKEGTLIQSNPALCHMLGYSEEELLNLHYLDLIYPDDKTNDDHNVILNKLLADPGTAIELERRFLCKGGEMIWVAQHIFLILKENASEPLVLISELTDITDRRLAEDKIQKDQHLYNLIIQNTPDMISFGDPDGTLHYVSPSVELLLGYPAHEMIGTKRPEYYHVDDALEMTQHGKLYSDTDVYTRRARHKDGHYLWIESSSQVVRDEQGEIKQILTIGRDITQRKKYEDMLAKAQYLAKMGSWEWDATKARLTVSREMRNIFGFSLDDSIHSYFDYKRVLSCIEPNDLIILKKLVRHSLAIGTNGEAMVRIKSADGILKFLDVHWEVIKDEEGRVLQISGIAQDVTERHRMEEQMRDSEQNYRLLSENSMDFISRNTADGHLTYLYASPICQTMFGYTPEEMYETRGIDYIHPEDKEKVVSYLNSCMEGKKLEPVSFRFLCKDGTYIWTETTLRYIYSETFGGQELVCVTRDIAERARHFEEIEKLSNEHALILNSVSEGIFGMNLEGDTMFINPAAITMLGYDPTEWMNSKFHAIHQTWLDNEPFLGIQKTLIPSHFNNLSFEEKEGVFWRRDGSSFLVRYRMTPLFDGEERIGAVVVFRDITEEKEIVRAKESAEEADRAKSEFLAIMSHELRTPMNGIIGMADLLSGTELDEEQSYYTQIINSSGEALLHILNEVLDFSKIEAGMMTLELQMVDLREVIQNVSELFYPKVKEKGLLLSIDIAADLPFVIVTDESRLRQILVNLVGNAVKFTENGEISISASLEASQKSGNIIVKFMVKDTGLGIPVASQGLLFQSFSQLHPSINRKYGGTGLGLAISKKLVELLGGTIGVRSCEEHGSEFYFTVEVSLPKEEWNQKVALYPSSDVGKSDNPKAKGDVKGEYGPMSILIAEDHPVNQQLMQAYLKKRGYVPDIAINGEEAVRAVLAKDYDLIFMDVQMPIMDGIEATGIIREKLGLYPIIIAATAFARNEDKEMCLSAGMQDFISKPISIKELDRVLKDWSTRIR, from the coding sequence GTGTCTGAATTTCTTTTTAAGCAACTATACTTACGGTCTTCTATAGGGGTTGCTGTAGTCTCTCCCAAGGAAGGGACCTTGATTCAATCCAATCCAGCACTTTGCCATATGCTTGGTTACTCTGAAGAAGAGCTTTTGAATCTACATTATTTAGATCTAATTTATCCAGACGATAAGACTAATGATGATCATAACGTTATCCTGAACAAGCTCTTAGCAGATCCTGGGACCGCAATTGAGTTAGAAAGACGGTTCTTATGTAAGGGTGGCGAGATGATCTGGGTAGCACAACATATATTTCTAATTCTTAAGGAGAATGCTAGTGAACCTCTTGTCTTGATTTCGGAACTAACGGATATCACAGACCGAAGGCTTGCCGAAGATAAGATTCAGAAAGATCAGCATTTATATAATTTGATCATCCAAAATACACCGGATATGATTTCTTTTGGCGACCCTGACGGTACGTTGCACTACGTGTCTCCTTCAGTAGAGTTGCTGCTAGGATATCCGGCACATGAAATGATTGGTACAAAAAGACCGGAGTATTATCACGTAGATGATGCCTTAGAGATGACTCAACACGGAAAGCTCTATTCTGATACGGATGTGTATACACGTAGAGCCCGGCATAAGGACGGACATTATTTGTGGATCGAGAGCAGTTCGCAGGTAGTTCGTGATGAGCAGGGGGAAATCAAGCAGATTTTAACCATCGGCCGCGATATTACACAGCGTAAGAAATATGAGGATATGCTGGCGAAAGCCCAATATCTTGCGAAAATGGGATCTTGGGAATGGGATGCGACAAAAGCACGATTGACGGTTTCTAGAGAGATGCGCAATATTTTTGGTTTTTCACTGGATGACAGCATTCATTCCTATTTTGATTATAAACGTGTCCTTTCCTGCATTGAGCCAAATGATTTAATCATACTTAAAAAGCTAGTTCGTCATTCTTTAGCCATTGGAACGAATGGTGAAGCTATGGTTCGAATTAAGAGTGCGGATGGAATATTAAAGTTTTTGGATGTGCACTGGGAAGTGATTAAGGATGAAGAAGGAAGAGTGCTACAGATCAGCGGGATTGCCCAGGATGTGACTGAACGTCATCGAATGGAGGAACAGATGCGTGATAGTGAGCAGAATTATCGACTCCTGTCGGAAAATTCAATGGATTTTATTTCACGAAATACAGCGGACGGACACCTCACCTATCTGTATGCATCACCGATTTGCCAGACGATGTTCGGGTATACACCGGAAGAAATGTACGAAACCAGAGGTATAGATTACATACATCCTGAGGACAAGGAGAAGGTAGTATCCTATCTTAACAGTTGTATGGAAGGCAAAAAGCTCGAACCTGTATCCTTCCGGTTTCTGTGCAAAGATGGGACCTACATTTGGACGGAGACAACACTACGCTATATTTACTCGGAAACCTTTGGAGGACAAGAACTGGTGTGTGTAACCCGGGACATTGCGGAACGGGCGCGGCATTTTGAAGAAATAGAGAAGTTAAGTAACGAGCATGCTCTAATATTGAATTCGGTATCTGAAGGTATATTTGGCATGAACCTTGAAGGTGATACGATGTTCATCAACCCTGCGGCGATTACTATGCTGGGATATGATCCAACGGAATGGATGAACAGCAAATTCCATGCGATTCATCAGACTTGGCTGGATAATGAGCCTTTTTTAGGCATTCAGAAGACACTGATACCTTCGCATTTCAATAATCTCTCTTTCGAAGAGAAGGAGGGTGTATTTTGGAGGCGGGATGGCTCCAGCTTTTTGGTCAGATATCGCATGACACCACTTTTTGATGGCGAAGAGCGAATCGGTGCTGTAGTCGTTTTCCGAGATATTACCGAAGAAAAGGAGATTGTGCGAGCGAAGGAGTCTGCTGAGGAAGCAGATCGGGCGAAATCGGAGTTTCTAGCGATCATGAGTCATGAGCTGCGTACACCGATGAACGGTATTATCGGAATGGCCGACTTACTTTCGGGTACAGAGCTGGATGAAGAGCAGAGCTACTACACACAAATCATTAACAGTAGCGGGGAAGCATTGCTTCATATTTTGAATGAAGTACTCGATTTCAGCAAAATCGAAGCAGGCATGATGACATTAGAACTACAAATGGTGGATTTGCGTGAAGTGATACAGAATGTTAGCGAGCTATTTTATCCGAAGGTCAAAGAGAAAGGCTTATTATTGTCTATCGATATTGCAGCAGATCTTCCATTTGTCATTGTGACGGATGAGTCGAGATTACGCCAAATTCTCGTAAACCTGGTTGGGAATGCGGTGAAATTTACGGAAAATGGTGAAATCAGTATTTCTGCCAGTCTGGAAGCTTCGCAAAAATCAGGAAATATTATTGTTAAATTCATGGTTAAAGACACGGGGCTGGGGATTCCAGTTGCCAGTCAAGGGTTATTGTTTCAATCGTTCTCGCAATTGCATCCTTCCATCAATCGTAAATACGGCGGAACCGGACTTGGATTAGCCATTAGCAAAAAGCTGGTGGAGCTGCTCGGAGGAACAATTGGTGTAAGAAGTTGTGAGGAGCATGGCTCAGAGTTCTATTTCACGGTGGAGGTCTCATTGCCGAAAGAGGAATGGAATCAGAAGGTTGCACTTTACCCTTCGTCGGATGTAGGCAAAAGCGATAACCCTAAAGCCAAAGGGGATGTTAAGGGGGAATATGGACCCATGTCCATTCTCATCGCTGAAGATCATCCAGTGAATCAGCAACTGATGCAGGCTTATCTAAAGAAGAGGGGATATGTACCAGACATTGCAATCAATGGCGAGGAAGCGGTTCGCGCTGTGCTGGCCAAGGATTATGATCTCATATTTATGGATGTTCAGATGCCGATTATGGATGGGATCGAGGCAACAGGGATTATACGCGAGAAGCTGGGGCTGTATCCAATTATTATTGCTGCTACTGCCTTTGCCAGAAATGAAGATAAAGAGATGTGTTTGAGTGCCGGAATGCAGGATTTCATCTCCAAGCCTATTTCAATCAAGGAGCTCGACAGGGTATTAAAAGATTGGTCTACACGGATTCGCTAA
- a CDS encoding NusG domain II-containing protein produces MTKRRMIYIFVIVIITHINVDERIHTLLKMKRGDFVIIFIALLAAGLIYGIKWWDTRNEQYQQGDLKAIITVDGKEYKTVSLTKEEQIIDIQTKFGHNTLKVFDYGIQMTYSDAPLRIALEMGFISRPKQQIICIPARIMVEVFNPNRSENDEDELDAII; encoded by the coding sequence TTGACAAAGAGGCGTATGATTTATATATTTGTAATCGTAATTATTACGCATATCAATGTCGATGAAAGGATCCATACCTTGTTAAAAATGAAGCGTGGCGATTTTGTAATTATTTTTATAGCGCTGTTAGCAGCCGGTTTAATTTACGGAATCAAGTGGTGGGACACCCGCAATGAGCAGTATCAACAAGGAGATTTGAAAGCTATAATTACGGTCGATGGCAAAGAATACAAAACCGTTTCTTTGACTAAGGAAGAGCAAATTATAGATATTCAAACAAAGTTCGGTCACAATACCTTAAAGGTATTTGATTACGGGATCCAAATGACGTATTCTGATGCGCCTCTGCGAATCGCTTTAGAAATGGGGTTTATTTCTAGACCGAAGCAGCAAATCATCTGTATTCCAGCTCGTATAATGGTTGAAGTATTTAACCCTAACCGGTCTGAGAATGATGAAGATGAGCTGGATGCCATTATTTAG
- a CDS encoding TIGR03943 family putative permease subunit, producing the protein MNDSRSIRFHYLLRAVILLAFALYIGHLVQQDALHYYVAPKLARWVQLCPIPLTLMALSLAIQALFGKGSVLCDCEHRLPHSIFKSTALYGLFLFPLLLGFALPDRALGSMAASKKGITLTSSPSDTNNVARFESIDPYHEELTELAKILYVQPTIPVYPAIFSETLGAIDMYKEQFEGKEISVSGFLYRDDSETPESAFAIGRFLVQCCTADATPFGMLVDSGKLKSLPTDTWIEVRGKLQVVQYKGQEIMQIRAESITPIAQPTTPYIYTSADSIATWKDLQSSVKPY; encoded by the coding sequence ATGAATGACTCTCGAAGCATCCGATTTCACTATTTGTTAAGGGCGGTCATTCTGCTCGCGTTTGCTCTCTATATTGGGCATTTAGTGCAGCAAGACGCTTTGCATTATTATGTAGCGCCCAAACTGGCACGCTGGGTTCAATTATGTCCGATTCCTTTGACACTTATGGCACTTAGCTTGGCCATTCAGGCCTTATTTGGTAAAGGCAGTGTTCTATGCGACTGCGAGCATCGCCTCCCGCATTCCATATTTAAAAGTACAGCGCTTTATGGATTATTTCTTTTTCCGCTGTTGCTTGGATTTGCACTTCCTGACCGAGCCTTGGGAAGTATGGCTGCTAGCAAAAAAGGGATAACTTTAACCTCATCGCCCTCCGATACTAACAATGTCGCTAGATTCGAATCAATTGATCCCTATCACGAAGAGCTCACAGAGCTGGCCAAGATTCTTTATGTACAGCCTACTATCCCTGTTTACCCTGCAATTTTTTCTGAAACACTTGGTGCTATTGACATGTATAAAGAGCAATTTGAAGGCAAAGAAATTTCCGTTTCCGGGTTTCTGTATCGCGATGACAGTGAAACGCCAGAGAGTGCTTTTGCCATTGGCAGATTTCTGGTCCAGTGCTGTACCGCTGATGCCACTCCATTTGGGATGCTGGTTGATTCCGGCAAACTAAAAAGCTTGCCCACTGATACCTGGATAGAGGTTCGGGGCAAGCTTCAAGTTGTGCAATACAAGGGCCAAGAAATAATGCAAATTCGTGCAGAAAGCATTACACCGATCGCGCAACCAACAACACCTTACATTTACACGAGCGCTGACTCCATAGCCACATGGAAAGACCTACAGAGTTCTGTTAAGCCTTACTAA
- a CDS encoding CobW family GTP-binding protein has protein sequence MKIPVIILSGFLGSGKTTLLLSLLKESKVRGLNPGVVMNELGKRDVDGYILQEHTGTTVTKLLDGCVCCSRKEDLADSLLVLLRGRPDAIYIELTGVANPEEIAKTLQETSLQERVELHFTITLLDAENALEYNSRLSSDKQLVRTLRKQLSTADLIVVNKSDLVEPETLWRIEKGVRKQNAEAEIVYTHYSEINLSPILSGIIPRKIIAPAPQRAPQTFKGASLKQMNSEHGGTAVKEVQEEQHASFSQVTAITLTIPQAGTTMPSKERLEAFFQEWGDNLLRAKGHILLSEQEPVQLVQYAGMRTSWEASRYPGMPYVVFIGINLDEELLADRWTALFAP, from the coding sequence ATGAAGATACCAGTAATTATTTTGAGCGGGTTTCTGGGGAGCGGGAAGACAACTCTGCTGTTGTCCCTGCTGAAAGAGAGTAAGGTAAGAGGACTGAACCCTGGCGTAGTTATGAATGAGCTCGGTAAGAGAGATGTGGATGGATATATTCTACAGGAGCACACGGGTACAACCGTGACTAAACTGCTGGACGGGTGCGTATGCTGTAGCCGTAAAGAGGATCTGGCAGACAGCCTGCTGGTATTGTTAAGAGGGCGCCCTGATGCTATTTATATCGAGCTTACCGGTGTCGCAAACCCAGAAGAAATCGCCAAAACACTACAAGAAACCTCTCTCCAGGAAAGAGTCGAATTGCATTTTACGATTACCTTATTGGATGCAGAAAACGCCTTAGAATATAACAGCAGACTCTCTTCTGACAAACAACTGGTTCGTACTCTTCGCAAGCAACTGTCCACCGCTGATCTCATTGTCGTTAATAAGAGTGATCTTGTAGAACCTGAAACCTTATGGCGAATAGAAAAGGGTGTTCGAAAACAAAATGCAGAGGCTGAAATCGTATATACCCATTACAGCGAGATCAACCTTTCTCCGATATTATCAGGAATCATTCCACGCAAAATCATCGCGCCCGCACCGCAACGAGCGCCCCAGACCTTTAAAGGCGCCTCTCTGAAGCAAATGAATTCAGAGCACGGAGGAACCGCTGTAAAAGAAGTGCAGGAGGAGCAGCATGCTTCTTTTTCCCAAGTGACTGCCATCACGCTGACCATACCTCAAGCAGGGACTACTATGCCTTCCAAAGAACGGCTAGAGGCTTTTTTTCAAGAATGGGGTGACAACCTGCTCCGTGCCAAGGGCCATATCCTTTTGTCTGAACAGGAACCGGTACAGCTTGTCCAATATGCGGGTATGCGTACGAGCTGGGAGGCGTCACGTTATCCTGGAATGCCTTATGTGGTATTCATCGGGATTAATTTAGATGAGGAACTGCTGGCAGATCGGTGGACCGCCTTATTCGCGCCTTGA
- the rpmG gene encoding 50S ribosomal protein L33 codes for MRVIITLACTETGDRNYTTTKNKRNHPGRMEMKKYCPRLKRVTLHRETR; via the coding sequence ATGAGAGTAATCATTACTTTAGCATGTACGGAGACAGGAGATCGCAACTATACCACTACCAAGAATAAGCGAAATCATCCAGGTCGTATGGAAATGAAGAAATATTGTCCACGCCTCAAAAGAGTTACCTTACACCGCGAAACCCGGTAA
- a CDS encoding GTP-binding protein, whose amino-acid sequence MKKIPVTVLSGYLGSGKTTLLNHVLHNREGLKVAVIVNDMSEVNVDANLVKSGNTLSRTEEKLVEMSNGCICCTLRDDLIVEVQKLAAEGRFDYILIESSGISEPVPVAQTFTYANPELDIDLTTLAQLDTMVTVVDAGRFWHDFSSGDSLMDRSQTAGEDDFRDIVDLLIDQIETCDVLLLNKCDLLEEEELNKLEAVLRKLQPTAKLIRTVNGVVDPKEILNTGRFDFEKTSLSSGWITELNKESHTPETEEYGISSFVYRRRTPFHPQRLSLFFSHWPEEVVRAKGIVWVAAEGDLAASISQAGPSIQFGPAGYWLATMPEDQQLEVLESEPEMKAKWDERWGDRMNEIVFIGVSMDQAQIEARLDRCLLTLEELKQDWTTFHNPLPWPVEELLAATEE is encoded by the coding sequence ATGAAAAAAATCCCCGTTACTGTGCTAAGTGGTTACTTAGGCTCCGGTAAAACAACGTTGTTGAATCATGTCTTGCACAACCGAGAAGGCTTGAAAGTTGCTGTTATCGTGAACGATATGAGTGAAGTGAATGTGGATGCCAATCTGGTGAAGTCCGGAAACACGCTGTCCAGAACTGAAGAGAAATTAGTGGAGATGTCTAACGGTTGTATCTGCTGCACACTCCGCGATGATTTGATTGTTGAAGTGCAAAAGCTGGCTGCTGAGGGTAGGTTTGATTATATCCTGATTGAATCTTCTGGCATTAGTGAGCCTGTGCCGGTAGCCCAGACCTTTACCTATGCGAATCCCGAGCTGGATATCGATTTAACTACGCTTGCTCAATTAGACACGATGGTTACCGTTGTGGATGCGGGCCGATTCTGGCATGACTTTTCTTCTGGTGATAGTCTGATGGATCGCAGTCAAACGGCTGGCGAAGATGATTTTCGCGATATCGTGGATTTGCTTATAGATCAGATCGAAACTTGTGATGTGTTGCTGCTTAATAAATGTGATCTGCTGGAAGAAGAAGAGCTCAACAAGCTTGAAGCTGTGCTCCGTAAACTTCAGCCGACCGCCAAGCTGATCCGTACGGTTAACGGAGTGGTAGATCCGAAGGAGATTCTTAATACCGGACGGTTTGATTTTGAAAAAACAAGCTTATCTTCCGGTTGGATCACGGAGCTAAATAAGGAGTCTCATACACCTGAGACGGAGGAATACGGAATATCTTCATTCGTCTATCGCCGGAGAACACCATTCCATCCGCAAAGATTAAGCTTGTTCTTCAGTCATTGGCCGGAAGAGGTTGTTAGGGCGAAGGGGATTGTATGGGTTGCCGCAGAAGGTGATCTTGCAGCGAGTATCAGCCAGGCTGGACCCTCGATTCAGTTCGGACCTGCCGGCTACTGGCTGGCTACAATGCCTGAGGATCAGCAGCTGGAGGTATTGGAAAGCGAACCTGAAATGAAAGCCAAGTGGGACGAGCGGTGGGGCGATCGAATGAATGAAATCGTGTTTATTGGTGTGAGTATGGATCAGGCACAAATTGAAGCCAGATTGGACAGATGTTTACTGACACTTGAAGAGCTGAAGCAGGATTGGACCACCTTTCACAATCCGCTTCCGTGGCCGGTAGAGGAGCTCCTAGCAGCTACCGAGGAATAG
- a CDS encoding DUF6157 family protein: MSYTNTFIRVAEDCPEETGIPPMSCRTLPPAHVIQYELLINEPYKYNHEELLYEVHVRHKQIPQEVRMNRKEEIWNELFSRKHPCLRASLLPKRFGWGVHYNSDGKIALYGKESPEYDYFTSYGDEAVKLLPAMRNKRERG, from the coding sequence ATGAGTTATACAAACACTTTCATTCGGGTAGCAGAAGATTGTCCTGAGGAAACAGGAATCCCCCCGATGTCTTGTCGTACACTCCCGCCTGCTCATGTAATTCAGTATGAGCTGCTTATCAATGAACCCTATAAATACAATCATGAAGAGCTTCTGTACGAGGTTCATGTGCGGCATAAACAAATCCCACAGGAAGTACGAATGAACCGTAAGGAAGAAATATGGAATGAGCTATTTTCCAGAAAACATCCATGCCTGCGGGCCTCTTTACTTCCGAAACGTTTCGGTTGGGGAGTTCATTACAATTCAGATGGGAAAATAGCACTATACGGCAAGGAGTCACCTGAATACGACTATTTTACTTCGTATGGTGATGAAGCAGTGAAGCTGCTGCCAGCGATGCGTAATAAGCGGGAACGCGGTTAA
- a CDS encoding GNAT family N-acetyltransferase — protein sequence MYKSIEEITLNTWPAEQSVLLNGWVLRTAAGYTKRANSVNPLYSAEGSLTDLTNQIKLAEQYYKAAGLKPVFKITPYIQPANLDELLADRGYTVVEPSSVRLLDLEDLATPDHRYEVQVQESLTEEWLNVFTKLSELSIENRSTLTRMLCASVLQQGYVLLYKNGVPAACGLGVIQNGYIGLFDIITASDQRRQGMAEQLLLALLHWGKTQGATTAFLQVVQANAGASVLYDKLGFKEIYPYWYRVMGD from the coding sequence ATGTATAAATCAATAGAGGAAATTACACTCAATACTTGGCCGGCAGAGCAGAGTGTTCTCCTAAACGGCTGGGTACTGCGAACGGCTGCAGGTTATACGAAAAGGGCCAATTCGGTCAATCCATTGTATAGTGCTGAGGGCTCTCTTACCGATCTTACAAACCAAATCAAGCTTGCTGAGCAGTACTATAAGGCTGCGGGATTAAAGCCTGTGTTTAAAATAACACCGTATATCCAGCCAGCGAACCTGGACGAGCTGCTAGCGGATCGCGGATACACAGTTGTTGAGCCATCCTCTGTAAGGCTTCTAGACCTAGAGGATTTAGCTACTCCTGATCATCGATATGAGGTACAAGTTCAGGAAAGCCTGACTGAAGAATGGCTAAATGTCTTCACGAAGCTCTCTGAGCTATCCATTGAGAATCGGAGCACATTAACTAGAATGTTATGTGCTTCGGTCTTGCAGCAGGGCTATGTTCTTTTGTATAAAAATGGTGTTCCTGCCGCTTGCGGTCTAGGTGTTATTCAGAACGGATACATAGGTCTCTTTGATATTATCACGGCTTCCGATCAGCGTAGACAAGGTATGGCGGAGCAATTGCTGCTTGCATTGCTTCACTGGGGCAAGACGCAGGGAGCGACAACCGCTTTTTTACAGGTTGTACAAGCGAATGCTGGTGCTTCGGTTTTGTATGACAAGCTCGGTTTTAAGGAAATATATCCATATTGGTATAGGGTGATGGGCGATTAA
- a CDS encoding class I SAM-dependent methyltransferase produces the protein MSEYWNRRFAQEGMIWGSEPSPTAMEAKTLFRKNNVRSVLVPGAGYGRNTKVFSSEFETIGIELSGAALGLAVEWDPACFFISGSVLDCNLETKVDAIYCYDLLHLFLYEDRRRLLTNCLEQLHPGGLLYFTSFSDEDPNYGCGACLEPATYEYKKGKFAHFFSEADLKQHFEHMEIIKTGTNIETLRDPQGSTRQYVLRSIFARKLHELPLTR, from the coding sequence ATGTCCGAGTACTGGAACCGGCGGTTCGCTCAGGAAGGAATGATCTGGGGAAGTGAGCCAAGCCCTACGGCTATGGAGGCAAAGACGCTCTTTCGTAAGAATAATGTGAGGTCCGTACTTGTACCAGGAGCAGGCTATGGGCGGAATACGAAGGTGTTCTCCAGTGAATTTGAGACCATTGGTATTGAATTAAGCGGGGCCGCACTCGGGCTTGCGGTGGAGTGGGACCCCGCATGCTTTTTTATTTCCGGTTCCGTATTAGACTGCAATCTAGAGACGAAGGTAGATGCTATCTACTGCTATGACTTGTTGCATTTATTTCTTTATGAGGATCGTCGTAGGTTGCTTACAAATTGTCTGGAGCAATTGCACCCCGGAGGTCTGCTTTATTTCACTTCTTTTTCCGATGAGGATCCGAATTACGGCTGTGGTGCATGCTTGGAACCTGCGACCTATGAATATAAAAAAGGGAAGTTCGCTCATTTTTTTAGTGAAGCTGATTTAAAACAGCATTTTGAGCATATGGAAATTATCAAAACTGGCACCAATATCGAGACACTTAGAGACCCTCAGGGATCAACCCGTCAATATGTCCTAAGATCTATATTCGCAAGAAAATTACACGAACTTCCCTTGACCCGGTAG